One genomic segment of Anaerolineae bacterium includes these proteins:
- a CDS encoding fructose-bisphosphate aldolase (catalyzes the reversible formation of fructose 1,6-bisphosphate from glycerone phosphate and D-glyceraldehyde 3-phosphate), producing MLDTLRLRRIFGPNGRAVIVALDYGLTGCAIPEPQVKVSQIVAGGADAVLMTYGLAVHFGHLLRRCGLLLSLTDERDDAEGSVIQALRLGADGVKAIIYTHRPDQTAALNRLARLAAACRDWGMPLLAEMIPVSFEAYDAHTPEKIAQAAQHGVEAGAHCLKVHYTGDPETFRSITQGSPVPIVVLGGPRTDDDRAFLSTIKQAMEAGAAGVAIGRNVWGHPRPDRMTAALVAIVHHNATVDEALRELA from the coding sequence ATGCTAGACACTTTGCGATTGAGACGGATTTTCGGCCCTAATGGGCGGGCTGTAATCGTCGCTCTGGATTATGGTCTAACCGGCTGTGCCATCCCAGAGCCCCAGGTCAAAGTCTCCCAAATCGTAGCAGGCGGGGCCGACGCAGTGCTGATGACATACGGGCTGGCGGTGCATTTTGGCCATCTGTTGAGACGTTGTGGCCTGCTCCTCAGCCTGACCGATGAGCGGGATGACGCGGAAGGGAGCGTGATCCAGGCACTGCGGCTGGGCGCCGATGGAGTCAAGGCGATCATTTATACCCACCGCCCGGATCAGACAGCGGCGCTCAATCGGCTGGCGCGGCTAGCTGCGGCTTGCCGGGACTGGGGCATGCCTCTGCTGGCGGAAATGATCCCGGTTTCCTTTGAGGCGTATGACGCGCATACCCCGGAGAAGATCGCTCAAGCCGCACAGCACGGCGTTGAGGCGGGTGCGCACTGTCTGAAAGTGCACTACACGGGCGATCCGGAGACGTTCCGCTCGATCACCCAAGGTAGCCCCGTGCCCATTGTCGTCCTAGGTGGGCCGCGTACCGACGATGATAGGGCTTTTCTGTCTACAATCAAACAGGCGATGGAGGCCGGCGCCGCAGGGGTCGCCATCGGACGCAACGTGTGGGGTCATCCTCGGCCGGACCGCATGACTGCAGCGCTGGTCGCAATCGTGCACCACAACGCCACGGTGGATGAGGCACTGCGCGAGCTAGCGTGA
- the guaB gene encoding IMP dehydrogenase, which yields MREGLTFDDVLLVPRRSAVVSRRDVSTATQLTQHITLNIPIVSANMDTVTESEMAIAMAREGGIGIIHRFMSPQRQAAEVARVKRGESYVVEQPLMLPLTATLRQAQQLMDREGIGGILIMDENGKLAGILTTRDLLFVENLDQPVSAAMTSRERLITAPVGTTIEEAKRILWQHRIEKLPLVNADGTVHGLITSKDIVKRERYPQATRDSKGRLRVGAAIGVRPGYLERARLLLEAGADLLVIDIAHGHSDNAIRAIREIRRVFGDVELVAGNVATAQGVRDLIAEGVNAVKVGVGPGSICITRLVTGFGVPQLSAIMECAEAAREAGVPIIADGGIRNSADLVKALAAGASSVMLGSLLAGTTESPGIVVIRGGRRYKVVRGMASLGAAFSRQRAEGEYAETGQEVDWEKVVPEGVEAAVPYRGPVSDVLAQLVGGLRSALSYAGAFTIRELQENAEFIRITPAGQRESGPHDVELL from the coding sequence ATGAGAGAAGGCCTGACTTTTGATGATGTGCTGTTGGTCCCGCGCCGCTCGGCTGTGGTGTCACGGCGGGACGTCAGCACTGCGACCCAGTTGACTCAGCACATCACTCTCAACATCCCCATCGTCAGCGCCAATATGGACACCGTCACCGAGTCAGAGATGGCGATCGCCATGGCACGTGAGGGCGGCATCGGCATCATCCACCGTTTCATGTCGCCTCAGCGCCAGGCCGCCGAGGTGGCTCGAGTGAAGCGGGGCGAGAGCTACGTCGTAGAGCAGCCGCTGATGTTGCCGCTGACGGCTACGCTACGCCAGGCCCAGCAGCTTATGGACCGCGAGGGGATTGGCGGCATCCTCATCATGGATGAAAACGGGAAGCTGGCTGGCATTCTGACCACGCGCGATCTGCTTTTCGTCGAGAACCTTGACCAGCCGGTGAGCGCGGCGATGACCAGCCGAGAGCGCCTGATCACCGCACCCGTAGGGACCACCATCGAGGAGGCCAAACGTATCCTGTGGCAGCATCGTATCGAGAAGTTGCCGCTGGTCAACGCGGACGGGACAGTGCATGGCCTGATCACCAGCAAAGACATCGTGAAGCGGGAGAGGTATCCGCAGGCCACGCGCGATAGCAAAGGCCGGCTGCGGGTCGGCGCAGCTATCGGGGTACGACCGGGCTACTTGGAACGCGCCCGGTTGTTGCTGGAAGCCGGCGCCGATCTGCTAGTGATTGACATCGCGCACGGGCATTCTGACAACGCGATTCGCGCCATCCGCGAGATCCGTCGCGTCTTCGGCGACGTGGAGTTGGTCGCTGGGAACGTGGCCACTGCTCAAGGCGTGCGTGACTTGATCGCTGAGGGGGTGAACGCGGTTAAAGTAGGCGTGGGACCGGGCTCGATCTGCATCACCCGGCTTGTTACCGGCTTCGGCGTCCCGCAGTTGTCAGCGATTATGGAGTGCGCTGAAGCGGCACGCGAGGCCGGCGTGCCTATCATTGCCGATGGCGGCATACGCAACTCGGCCGATTTGGTGAAGGCACTGGCGGCCGGGGCCTCCTCAGTGATGTTAGGCAGCCTGCTGGCCGGAACTACGGAAAGTCCAGGCATCGTCGTGATCCGAGGCGGCCGCCGTTATAAGGTCGTGCGGGGGATGGCCTCGTTGGGGGCGGCATTCAGCCGTCAGCGCGCCGAAGGGGAGTATGCGGAGACCGGCCAAGAGGTGGATTGGGAGAAGGTGGTGCCGGAAGGCGTGGAAGCCGCTGTTCCTTATCGAGGCCCAGTGAGCGATGTGTTGGCGCAATTGGTGGGCGGGCTGCGTTCGGCCCTCAGCTACGCGGGCGCCTTTACCATCCGGGAGCTTCAGGAGAACGCCGAGTTCATCCGCATCACCCCGGCAGGCCAGCGTGAGTCCGGCCCACATGACGTGGAGCTGCTCTGA
- a CDS encoding metallophosphoesterase: MRIAVLSDIHDHIWNLEKALQRIGQIGVEALICCGDFCAPFSLKQIADSFPGPIHVVFGNNDGDPLLLSRVAGQYDGRVLLHGLYVELELGGRRIAAIHYPEPARRIAQAGVFDLVLYGHDHQIHLEQVGRTLLANPGEVMGRWGKPSFGLYDTETGEFTQVEII, translated from the coding sequence ATGCGCATTGCAGTGCTCTCAGACATTCACGACCATATCTGGAACCTAGAGAAGGCCTTGCAGAGGATCGGCCAGATCGGAGTGGAGGCGCTTATCTGCTGCGGTGATTTCTGCGCTCCCTTCAGCCTAAAGCAAATCGCCGACAGCTTCCCCGGACCGATCCACGTGGTGTTTGGCAATAACGATGGTGATCCGCTGTTATTGTCACGGGTGGCTGGGCAGTATGATGGGCGCGTGCTGTTACATGGCCTATATGTAGAGCTGGAGTTAGGCGGACGACGGATCGCCGCCATTCACTACCCTGAGCCAGCGCGCCGCATCGCTCAGGCTGGTGTGTTCGACCTGGTGCTATATGGCCATGATCACCAGATACACCTGGAGCAGGTCGGTCGTACGCTGCTCGCCAACCCTGGTGAGGTGATGGGACGCTGGGGAAAACCTTCGTTCGGGCTATACGACACCGAGACAGGCGAATTCACTCAGGTGGAAATCATCTAG
- a CDS encoding deoxynucleoside kinase — protein MRRNLYIAIEGPIGVGKTTLARILGDALNAEVLLEVFEENPFLSSFYVDRERYAFQTQIFFLLSRYRQQSQRVPAALARGLLVSDYLFAKDRLFAHLNMHDDELAIYEQLYTALSERIIIPDLVVYLRASTDVLMQRIALRDRPYERTMPREYIEEVRQAYERFFSTYGEAPLLVMDTDCLDFVHNPRDRAEGIGRIRAALEEGTFQPPLPEMPASLPSGGPPILTEGRRRLGDFQRFHHVLDREKGFISDLYLNFICLVEEVGEVSRELKAIWLDEQARLAQVGNRRQAQGEALQAHLPRLREELADVLAFVLKIANSAGIDLEAAYVEKMGKNWQRSWQQPGLRTDSTV, from the coding sequence ATGAGACGGAATCTGTACATTGCGATTGAAGGCCCCATCGGCGTAGGCAAGACCACGCTAGCACGCATCCTGGGCGATGCCCTGAACGCCGAGGTGCTGCTGGAGGTTTTTGAGGAAAATCCCTTCCTCAGCAGCTTTTACGTGGACCGTGAGCGCTACGCGTTCCAGACCCAGATCTTCTTCTTGCTCAGCCGCTATCGCCAGCAAAGTCAGAGGGTACCAGCCGCGCTCGCCCGCGGCTTACTGGTGAGCGATTACCTCTTCGCCAAGGACCGGCTGTTCGCCCATCTCAATATGCATGACGACGAGCTGGCCATCTATGAGCAGCTCTACACCGCTCTGAGCGAGCGGATCATCATCCCCGATCTGGTAGTATACCTGCGGGCCAGCACCGATGTGTTGATGCAACGCATCGCCCTACGGGACCGGCCTTACGAGCGCACCATGCCGCGCGAGTACATCGAGGAGGTGCGTCAAGCATACGAACGGTTCTTCAGCACCTATGGTGAAGCTCCTCTATTGGTCATGGACACAGATTGTCTTGATTTCGTGCACAATCCTCGCGATCGGGCGGAAGGCATCGGCCGCATCCGGGCAGCGCTAGAGGAGGGCACGTTCCAACCCCCATTGCCGGAGATGCCGGCCAGCCTTCCCAGCGGAGGCCCACCGATCTTGACGGAGGGAAGGCGACGCCTGGGCGACTTCCAGCGATTTCACCATGTGCTCGATCGGGAGAAGGGGTTCATCTCGGACCTGTATCTCAACTTCATCTGTCTGGTAGAGGAGGTGGGTGAGGTGAGTCGCGAGCTGAAGGCCATATGGCTGGACGAGCAGGCGCGACTGGCCCAGGTTGGCAATCGACGACAGGCTCAAGGTGAGGCATTGCAGGCGCATCTGCCACGCCTGCGCGAGGAGCTAGCAGATGTCCTGGCCTTCGTCTTGAAGATCGCCAATTCGGCGGGGATTGACCTGGAGGCGGCTTACGTAGAGAAGATGGGGAAGAACTGGCAACGCTCGTGGCAGCAGCCCGGTTTGCGGACGGACAGCACAGTATAA
- a CDS encoding sigma-70 family RNA polymerase sigma factor has protein sequence MSDQELAWIQQARAGDHAAFSRLVEAYQTPVYNLAYRMLGNPAEAEDAAQETFLRAYAQLHTYRPEYKFSTWILSIASHYCVDRLRRRRFIWLSTDAEPIQQILHARAAGEEPEAIALEAETRAEIQTVLDRLDPMYREPIILRYWHDLSYKEIAEVMGITEAAVKTRLHRARLQLAASMATDSRMCDGLNQASTTRIATDIES, from the coding sequence GTGAGCGATCAGGAGCTAGCTTGGATCCAGCAAGCTCGAGCAGGCGATCATGCCGCTTTCAGCCGATTGGTCGAAGCCTACCAAACGCCGGTCTACAATCTGGCTTATCGGATGCTCGGCAACCCGGCCGAGGCGGAGGATGCTGCCCAGGAGACATTTCTGCGCGCCTATGCACAGCTGCATACCTATCGTCCTGAGTACAAATTCTCCACGTGGATCCTCTCCATCGCCTCACACTATTGTGTGGATCGCCTACGACGACGGCGGTTTATCTGGCTCTCCACCGATGCGGAGCCCATCCAGCAGATCCTACACGCACGCGCAGCGGGCGAGGAGCCGGAGGCAATAGCATTGGAGGCGGAGACTCGGGCCGAGATCCAGACAGTACTGGATCGGCTGGACCCGATGTATCGTGAGCCGATCATCCTACGTTATTGGCATGATCTCTCTTATAAGGAGATCGCCGAGGTGATGGGGATCACGGAGGCAGCCGTGAAGACGCGGCTGCACCGCGCCCGGCTGCAACTGGCCGCTTCCATGGCTACTGACTCACGGATGTGTGACGGCCTGAACCAAGCTTCTACAACGAGGATAGCTACAGACATAGAATCGTGA
- a CDS encoding zf-HC2 domain-containing protein has protein sequence MAHRDYTFWMSLALDAMLTPDEERHLQEHLQGCSDCRATWALWQQLDRQLRAMPMATPAPGFAMRVSSRLRARMLRRCSIAGGFLLTFGAIFLWIILLLGVLVAASWWLAHHLSLLVQGVNFAIQLLSTVFALLRGIRLAWESLLAPSAQPILLGCLAIWMGLTILWAQIMSRQRRPAP, from the coding sequence ATGGCCCATAGGGATTACACGTTTTGGATGTCTTTGGCGCTAGATGCCATGTTGACTCCAGATGAAGAGCGTCACTTACAGGAACACCTGCAGGGGTGTTCGGATTGCCGTGCGACTTGGGCGTTATGGCAGCAACTCGATCGGCAATTACGCGCAATGCCGATGGCTACACCGGCGCCCGGGTTCGCCATGCGGGTGAGCAGCAGGCTACGTGCGCGGATGTTACGACGTTGTAGTATTGCCGGTGGTTTTCTGCTGACCTTCGGGGCCATCTTTTTGTGGATTATCCTGCTTCTAGGCGTTCTGGTAGCGGCTAGTTGGTGGCTGGCCCATCATCTTTCGCTGCTCGTCCAGGGCGTAAACTTCGCTATCCAGCTTTTATCTACCGTGTTTGCCCTGTTACGAGGCATCCGATTGGCCTGGGAGAGCCTGTTGGCCCCTTCCGCGCAACCGATTCTGCTCGGATGTCTTGCCATCTGGATGGGCCTGACCATCCTGTGGGCTCAAATCATGTCTCGACAGAGACGGCCGGCTCCCTAG
- a CDS encoding polymer-forming cytoskeletal protein, whose product MRRWWWIALAILWLSPSTVLAQTEIGDRTILGQSYTLPSGHRLEGNLAVFGGSATLEEESVVRGDVMVAGGSLDIAGRVEGDVVVMGGSLTLQESAYVDGDVSVLGGSVSRAPGATVTGEMITGLMLGRPGLPTLIQPPISQAPWMAARVSGPELLLRVVLRVFAGFLLATLMAALALAVLSFAPDATRRVGDAVFAVPGLAFIVGLITLVLAIGLALFLAITICFIPIAFLLVMALALAMAFGWIALGWLLGDRLLRALNIGEPHLLLSGVIGVALITLVAQLPCLGIALAALASSLGLGAIVLTRAGTQPYPTPPRPGVPPMAASSSTGL is encoded by the coding sequence ATGAGACGATGGTGGTGGATAGCGCTGGCGATCCTCTGGCTGTCGCCTTCGACTGTGCTGGCTCAGACGGAGATAGGAGATCGCACGATCTTGGGGCAGTCCTACACGCTCCCCTCAGGACACCGCCTTGAAGGCAACCTAGCGGTTTTCGGTGGCTCAGCCACGCTAGAAGAGGAATCTGTCGTTCGGGGTGATGTCATGGTGGCTGGGGGGAGCTTAGATATCGCCGGACGGGTTGAGGGAGATGTCGTCGTCATGGGCGGCAGCCTCACCCTGCAAGAGAGCGCCTATGTGGACGGCGATGTCTCTGTATTAGGTGGGAGTGTCTCGCGTGCGCCTGGCGCGACGGTCACCGGGGAGATGATCACCGGTTTAATGCTGGGCCGGCCTGGGCTGCCCACTCTCATCCAGCCGCCCATTTCGCAGGCACCCTGGATGGCCGCTCGTGTGTCTGGGCCGGAATTACTGCTGCGAGTCGTCCTGCGCGTTTTCGCAGGGTTCCTGCTGGCCACATTAATGGCCGCCTTAGCGTTGGCCGTGCTCTCCTTTGCACCTGATGCTACCCGCCGCGTGGGAGATGCTGTATTCGCCGTGCCTGGCCTGGCATTCATCGTCGGCCTGATCACCCTCGTCTTAGCGATAGGATTGGCCCTGTTCTTGGCCATCACCATCTGCTTTATCCCGATTGCATTTTTGTTGGTGATGGCCCTGGCGCTGGCGATGGCGTTTGGCTGGATTGCGCTTGGGTGGCTTTTGGGTGATCGGCTGCTACGGGCGCTGAATATCGGCGAGCCTCACCTGTTGCTCTCCGGTGTGATCGGCGTAGCGTTAATCACGCTGGTGGCTCAACTGCCTTGTCTGGGAATCGCGCTGGCAGCGCTGGCGAGTAGCCTGGGATTAGGAGCCATCGTTCTCACCCGGGCGGGGACACAGCCGTATCCAACGCCGCCACGGCCTGGTGTTCCTCCAATGGCCGCAAGCTCCTCCACAGGCCTGTGA
- a CDS encoding alpha/beta hydrolase has protein sequence MIERSPAKVSIMPFVETTRLRQHYIERGEGETLFFIHGSFATARWWEPVLALLPAGYRAIAPDLRGCGQSQPADSPEAYAVPAQAADLWALAEALALEELHLVGHSYGAAIALQMTLDRPWPVRSLTLLDPPSAYGVETPAEALEYLDRMRTDRDLLARALAATMPARPADAFFHSLVEDAYRQSPAAFTGPALALAHWQVAHRLGSLRLPVLLVWGELDIIVDRASVTEMLLSIPGANYLEVLHGVGHSAHVEAPATFAQVLLRFISESVDATPIHAE, from the coding sequence TTGATCGAAAGATCTCCGGCCAAGGTCAGTATTATGCCGTTTGTCGAAACGACTCGCCTTCGCCAACACTACATTGAACGAGGCGAGGGGGAAACTCTCTTCTTCATTCACGGCTCCTTCGCAACGGCTCGCTGGTGGGAGCCGGTGCTGGCTCTCCTGCCTGCCGGCTATCGAGCGATTGCGCCGGACCTGCGCGGCTGTGGGCAAAGTCAGCCAGCCGACTCGCCAGAAGCATATGCAGTGCCCGCCCAAGCCGCTGACCTGTGGGCGCTAGCGGAAGCCCTGGCGCTGGAGGAGCTACATCTGGTCGGGCATTCCTATGGCGCGGCCATTGCGCTGCAGATGACGCTGGACCGGCCATGGCCAGTGCGTAGCCTGACCCTGCTGGACCCTCCCTCCGCTTACGGTGTGGAGACCCCGGCTGAGGCATTGGAGTATCTCGATCGCATGCGCACTGACCGAGATCTGTTGGCCAGGGCCTTGGCCGCTACCATGCCGGCCCGTCCCGCTGATGCCTTCTTCCACTCGCTGGTGGAGGACGCCTATCGGCAATCTCCGGCTGCTTTTACGGGTCCGGCCCTTGCTCTCGCCCACTGGCAAGTGGCACATCGCTTGGGAAGCCTACGCCTGCCAGTGCTTCTGGTCTGGGGGGAGCTTGACATCATCGTAGATCGCGCTTCCGTGACCGAGATGCTCCTCTCCATCCCCGGGGCCAACTATCTGGAGGTACTCCATGGCGTAGGGCATTCAGCACACGTCGAAGCGCCAGCAACATTCGCACAAGTGCTGCTGCGCTTTATCTCGGAAAGCGTAGACGCCACCCCGATACACGCTGAATGA
- a CDS encoding MBL fold metallo-hydrolase, with the protein MRQLTGQLWWINELAPAAGVYLWQDVDGLILFDCGMPWHARAILTALSQAGFAPTQVRYILITHGDIDHIGGARALKEATRAALVCHAVTGAIMQGRLQRTFGLGFVGTLPGLISRVLMGPIFHSIPVRADELVIDGAALPGGFKAIYTPGHCAGHLAFYHPEARVLIAGDALSHHNGRLALGPALFIEDHVAALRSLARLARLDVEILCCGHGEPILREAQAKLRQLCQSLGAG; encoded by the coding sequence ATGCGCCAACTGACCGGACAGCTATGGTGGATAAATGAGCTTGCCCCCGCGGCAGGTGTGTATCTCTGGCAGGATGTCGATGGGCTGATCCTGTTCGATTGCGGGATGCCCTGGCATGCCCGCGCTATCCTGACCGCCCTCTCCCAGGCTGGATTCGCCCCAACCCAGGTGCGCTATATCCTAATCACCCACGGCGATATAGATCACATCGGCGGCGCTCGAGCGCTGAAGGAAGCCACAAGAGCTGCCTTGGTATGCCATGCGGTGACCGGGGCGATAATGCAAGGGCGGCTGCAGCGGACGTTCGGCCTCGGCTTCGTGGGCACCCTTCCCGGCCTGATTTCGCGCGTCCTGATGGGGCCGATTTTCCACAGCATCCCGGTGAGGGCGGACGAGCTAGTGATAGATGGGGCCGCCTTGCCTGGCGGCTTCAAAGCGATCTACACGCCTGGACATTGCGCTGGGCATTTGGCATTCTATCACCCGGAGGCTCGGGTGCTCATCGCCGGAGATGCCTTGAGCCATCATAACGGTCGCCTAGCGCTTGGGCCGGCCCTTTTCATCGAAGACCACGTCGCTGCGCTTCGAAGCCTGGCCAGATTGGCGCGCCTTGACGTAGAGATTCTCTGTTGTGGCCACGGCGAGCCAATCCTTCGCGAAGCTCAGGCCAAGCTTCGACAGCTATGTCAAAGTCTAGGAGCCGGTTGA
- the lepB gene encoding signal peptidase I, whose translation MENARSLDASQAVQPQPVKERASSPLRELIETLALALLIFLLIRSVVQNFRIEGISMEPNFHHGQFLIINKLAYKLGRPARGDVVIFHYPRDPSRDFIKRVIGLPGDTVEVRQGQVLINGVPIHEPYPLLLGTYSAPPVTVGPNEVYVLGDNRNNSSDSHTWGNLPMDLIVGKAWISYWPPRYWSVIPRYTLEIRP comes from the coding sequence GTGGAAAACGCACGCTCCTTGGATGCCTCTCAAGCAGTCCAGCCTCAGCCTGTGAAGGAGCGCGCTTCAAGCCCTCTGCGAGAGCTCATCGAAACCCTCGCTCTTGCGCTGCTCATCTTCCTTCTGATTCGTTCTGTAGTTCAGAACTTTCGGATCGAAGGCATCAGTATGGAGCCTAATTTCCACCACGGGCAGTTTTTAATCATCAACAAGCTGGCGTACAAGCTGGGCCGGCCCGCCCGGGGGGATGTGGTCATCTTTCACTATCCGCGCGATCCCAGCCGTGATTTCATCAAACGGGTTATCGGCCTGCCCGGAGATACCGTGGAAGTACGGCAGGGACAGGTGCTCATCAACGGCGTTCCCATTCACGAGCCGTATCCGCTGCTGCTGGGCACTTACAGCGCACCTCCTGTGACCGTCGGGCCCAACGAGGTGTATGTCTTGGGCGATAATCGCAATAACTCCAGCGATTCTCATACATGGGGCAACTTACCTATGGATCTGATCGTTGGCAAGGCCTGGATCTCCTATTGGCCCCCTCGTTACTGGTCCGTGATCCCGCGTTACACCCTGGAGATAAGGCCGTGA
- a CDS encoding ATP-binding protein: MSVQDPHIQLMIQVVVKTSQSDNTDEILVHLAQTLTERLNLRACWVGLVDSAQNILVERASVGGKSAAELPRISLEASASDPAIQVIRTNRVLAISPDNPDGASLAYVPIPGQTGALGVIKLVSDASRPLTEDDLLIVEACARQVAVRIESTWLLEGLRRRLRRWAGAVAACKALHRSLSLPQVFEAIAQGIVEALGFRMAAINVREGAVSRVAAVVGPPEAVQKLSGLRVPWEAWAEVMQERYRISRSYLIRHEYVNWDQVALSPYLYRPDLPERPSGCWHPEDMLLIPIYQDEQVIGLISVDDPEDGLLPDLDTIQMLEVFADQAALALLNAQLFEALEARNRELDAFAYSISHDLKVPLTMVRGYAEALLLLFSERMDAEEQELAKRILNGADRMTALINDLLLLSRASRITDPPEAVNTYEAVQTAIKRLWDGIVGRDVHIEVSPDLPSVCGYSVWVEQIFANLINNAIKYIGRHNPNPRIVIDGRREGEMVHLWVQDNGLGFSAEQLAHLFEMFSRFHPGEGEGTGLGLSIVKRSVESMKGRIWAESPGPGLGTTFHILLPAA, translated from the coding sequence GTGAGTGTCCAGGATCCTCATATACAGCTCATGATCCAGGTTGTGGTCAAGACAAGTCAGTCCGATAACACTGATGAGATTTTAGTTCACCTGGCACAGACGCTAACAGAAAGATTGAATCTTCGGGCATGCTGGGTGGGACTTGTAGATTCGGCTCAGAACATTCTAGTGGAAAGGGCCAGTGTCGGCGGGAAAAGCGCCGCCGAGCTTCCGCGTATATCGCTGGAAGCCTCTGCTTCCGATCCGGCGATCCAGGTGATCCGTACCAATCGTGTGCTGGCCATATCCCCGGATAATCCAGACGGTGCCTCTCTGGCCTATGTGCCCATCCCAGGGCAAACGGGCGCCCTGGGCGTGATCAAGCTTGTCTCCGACGCTTCCCGACCGCTTACCGAGGATGATCTGCTAATAGTGGAGGCCTGTGCTCGGCAGGTGGCTGTGCGCATCGAAAGCACTTGGCTACTGGAGGGCTTACGTCGTCGGCTACGCCGTTGGGCGGGAGCCGTAGCCGCTTGCAAAGCGCTCCACCGGAGCCTAAGCCTGCCGCAGGTATTTGAGGCCATCGCGCAGGGGATCGTCGAAGCGCTGGGATTTCGCATGGCTGCCATCAACGTGCGCGAGGGCGCTGTATCTCGCGTAGCCGCTGTCGTTGGCCCACCCGAGGCCGTGCAAAAGCTCTCCGGATTGCGAGTACCCTGGGAGGCCTGGGCAGAAGTGATGCAGGAACGGTATCGGATTAGCCGTTCGTACCTTATCCGGCATGAATACGTGAATTGGGACCAAGTGGCGCTATCGCCCTATCTCTATCGGCCCGATCTGCCTGAGCGTCCGTCAGGTTGTTGGCATCCAGAGGACATGCTACTAATTCCCATATACCAAGATGAGCAAGTCATCGGCCTTATCTCCGTAGATGACCCAGAAGATGGGCTTTTGCCGGACTTGGACACCATTCAGATGCTGGAGGTCTTCGCCGATCAGGCGGCCTTGGCTCTGCTTAACGCGCAGCTTTTTGAGGCTCTGGAGGCGCGCAATCGCGAGCTAGACGCCTTCGCATATTCGATTTCCCACGATTTGAAGGTCCCCCTGACAATGGTGCGTGGCTACGCGGAGGCGCTGCTTCTGCTCTTCAGCGAACGGATGGACGCCGAGGAGCAAGAGCTGGCTAAGCGCATCTTGAATGGGGCTGATCGCATGACAGCTCTCATCAATGACTTGCTTCTGCTGTCACGGGCCAGCCGCATTACAGATCCTCCCGAAGCCGTCAACACTTATGAGGCTGTCCAGACGGCTATCAAACGTCTATGGGACGGGATCGTTGGGCGGGACGTGCATATCGAGGTATCTCCAGACCTGCCATCAGTGTGCGGTTACAGTGTCTGGGTTGAACAGATCTTTGCTAACCTGATTAACAATGCCATCAAGTACATCGGGCGGCACAATCCCAACCCGCGCATCGTCATCGACGGCCGACGAGAGGGAGAGATGGTGCATCTGTGGGTACAGGACAACGGGCTGGGATTTAGCGCTGAACAGCTCGCCCATCTCTTCGAGATGTTTAGCCGTTTTCACCCGGGTGAAGGCGAGGGAACTGGGCTGGGGCTAAGCATCGTCAAACGATCAGTGGAAAGCATGAAGGGACGCATTTGGGCGGAAAGCCCGGGCCCCGGGCTGGGCACGACCTTCCACATCCTCTTGCCCGCTGCCTGA
- a CDS encoding acyl-CoA thioesterase, producing the protein MSSPAVDITFHVRYAETDAMGIVHHASYIIWFEEGRSAYMRACGLPYSEIERRGYWFTVTEVTARFHAPARYDDLVLVRTRLVELRSRSLTFAYEIRRAVDDALLVTGETRHVCTDRTGAVRRIPDDLLAALRTQERHEGQYWATTGLQLPISVKERNNL; encoded by the coding sequence TTGTCCTCTCCGGCTGTTGATATCACCTTTCATGTTCGGTATGCCGAGACCGATGCTATGGGGATTGTGCACCATGCATCGTACATTATCTGGTTCGAAGAGGGGCGAAGCGCTTACATGCGAGCCTGCGGCCTTCCCTACTCTGAGATAGAGCGACGCGGTTATTGGTTTACCGTGACCGAGGTGACTGCCCGCTTTCACGCTCCAGCTCGCTATGATGATCTCGTGCTCGTGCGCACGCGCTTAGTCGAGTTGCGCAGCCGTAGTCTCACCTTCGCCTATGAGATCCGTCGCGCCGTAGATGACGCTTTACTGGTCACTGGCGAGACCCGACATGTCTGTACGGACCGTACCGGTGCCGTGCGCCGCATCCCAGATGACTTATTGGCTGCCTTACGTACTCAGGAAAGGCATGAGGGACAGTACTGGGCAACCACTGGTCTTCAGCTCCCCATCTCTGTCAAGGAGAGGAACAACCTATGA